The following are from one region of the Nicotiana tabacum cultivar K326 chromosome 3, ASM71507v2, whole genome shotgun sequence genome:
- the LOC142179359 gene encoding uncharacterized protein LOC142179359 isoform X1, giving the protein MEAENAYTLPLDDTVNIESPTIGMENLDSPAKILDVPDCVENENSCLENDSEEEVVLDSDDERMHCAELESVSKLRSSDDTRYTKQSDKWKLSPVSERTYVGCLRRSKKLIQHVDSARSTTDFDNTSQQKQFPEVNGRTSRQVDNIASGTKSRVEEDHYLCPGAEIFKDEIFEGNVETEALTGYALDKERVSSVNQEEGVDGDKEFPIHSCSIGVPKLSNTESQVPDVLSEANALDFVDHYLSVNNEDVLNEVKAGGVNKIISRPIFSHGGPQKLASRMNIQNAVKNSGVFDWPESQKDGTKSSFSRDRKILTYDHKNYRLKNKRVSSVQSSKEPVGSMEDLNKAEPNFLADGEAVNEVKAGGVNKIISSPILSRGGPQKLASRLNIQNAVKNLGVIDWPERQSDSANGSFSRRRKILTFDSNMSGLKKQKVSSVQSRVEPMGSMTGLNKAEPKFLVEGRMNVEDNFLRKSDEQFDVGEFEQQFEGNRSDTLDTYDVGFDTQLAAEAMEILLHAPPLKCDTVCALQIPESSILKEGEYPESAFSREFNIDSYSSEPTECSSVETELLRGKTRDFSSVVRRTRHQVSLNLRTPENQATNPNTESDFPKKRRKPHGLVELNDNLLKVAAVRGKVSKSGTDTSRKATKVSMQKQGETHQSLAAMLSQVKLESWVSKGKRTHKGARRLSNGSSNLYPLQISADEDNDFKYPDLNHKAERRPQLLVFKRRIQSSSEKNHSGLLAIQCTSEPYSSPCKYSVTSEKMMSMDFKRAESTETAKLNEVISISTNLLTNDMKFDITSSGNSNRSCSLNGDKKGRQHMRNLSRSTLTQELIRLGYAEKLPDFLPRGSRRRKCAGEIHVLFSQSLDSKLIKQQKKILARLGFISTSNCSDATHFVTDSFVRTRNMLEAIACGTPIVTHLWLESCGRASCFVDEKNYILRDAKKEKELGFNMPASLAHARKYPLLNGRSVIITPSIKPNRDTLLSLVKAVQGEVVDESNNKATCDDLLILSCEEDYKVCIPYLEKGTLVYSSELLLNGIVIQKLEYNRHQLFTKFHDKNCKY; this is encoded by the exons GATGTCTACGGAGGTCAAAGAAATTAATTCAGCATGTGGATTCAGCCAGAAGCACCACGGATTTTGATAATACTAGTCAACAGAAGCAGTTTCCTGAGGTAAATGGTAGAACATCTAGACAAGTGGATAATATAGCTTCTGGTACAAAATCAAGAGTTGAAGAGGACCATTATTTGTGTCCGGGTGCTGAAATATTCAAGGATGAAATCTTTGAGGGGAATGTGGAAACGGAAGCCTTAACTGGTTACGCTCTAGACAAGGAGAGGGTTTCATCAGTTAATCAAGAGGAGGGTGTGGATGGAGATAAAGAGTTTCCAATTCATTCTTGTAGCATAGGTGTTCCCAAGTTAAGCAACACTGAGTCTCAAGTACCTGATGTGCTATCAGAAGCTAACGCTCTGGACTTCGTGGACCACTACCTATCAGTTAACAATGAAGATGTTCTCAATGAAGTCAAAGCTGGAGGAGTGAATAAGATCATATCACGTCCAATATTCAGCCATGGGGGACCTCAAAAGCTGGCAAGCAGAATGAATATTCAAAATGCAGTCAAAAACTCAGGAGTTTTTGACTGGCCTGAGAGCCAAAAGGATGGCACAAAAAGTTCTTTTTCAAGAGACAGAAAGATATTGACCTATGACCACAAGAACTATAGACTAAAGAACAAAAGAGTATCAAGTGTCCAATCCAGCAAGGAGCCAGTGGGAAGTATGGAAGATTTAAATAAGGCGGAACCGAATTTTCTAGCGGATGGAGAAGCAGTCAATGAAGTCAAAGCTGGAGGAGTGAATAAAATCATATCAAGTCCCATTTTAAGCCGTGGGGGACCTCAAAAGTTGGCAAGCAGATTGAATATTCAAAATGCAGTGAAAAACTTGGGGGTTATTGACTGGCCTGAGAGGCAAAGTGACAGTGCAAACGGCTCTTTTTCAAGACGCAGAAAGATATTGACCTTTGACAGCAATATGTCCGGATTGAAGAAACAAAAGGTATCAAGTGTCCAGTCCAGAGTGGAGCCAATGGGAAGTATGACAGGCCTAAATAAGGCCGAACCGAAGTTTCTAGTGGAAGGCCGTATGAATGTTGAAGATAACTTCCTACGGAAGTCGGATGAGCAGTTTGATGTGGGGGAATTTGAGCAACAATTTGAAGGAAATCGATCAGACACACTTGATACATATGATGTTGGCTTTGACACTCAACTGGCTGCTGAAGCTATGGAAATCctactacatgcccctcctttgAAATGTGACACTGTTTGTGCCCTTCAAATTCCAGAAAGCAGCATACTTAAAGAAGGGGAATATCCTGAGAGTGCTTTCTCAAGAGAGTTTAACATCGATAGCTATTCATCAGAACCTACTGAATGTAGCTCAGTTGAAACAGAGCTGTTAAGAGGCAAAACCAGAGATTTTTCTTCGGTTGTTCGTAGAACTAGGCATCAAGTATCTTTAAATTTAAGGACCCCGGAGAACCAAGCAACCAATCCTAATACAGAGTctgattttccaaagaaaagaaGGAAGCCACATGGCCTAGTAGAGTTAAATGACAATTTGTTGAAAGTGGCTGCTGTGAGAGGAAAAGTCTCCAAATCAGGTACTGACACATCAAGGAAAGCTACAAAAGTTAGCATGCAGAAACAAGGAGAAACCCATCAAAGTTTAGCAGCAATGTTGAGTCAAGTGAAATTGGAAAGCTGGGTCTCTAAAGGGAAAAGGACACATAAAGGTGCACGACGGCTATCAAATGGATCAAGCAATCTCTATCCTCTACAAATCTCTGCTGATGAGGATAATGACTTTAAGTATCCTGATTTGAATCATAAGGCAGAGAGGAGACCACAACTCTTAGTATTTAAAAGACGGATTCAGTCTTCATCTGAAAAGAACCACTCAGGACTCTTGGCAATTCAGTGTACAAGTGAACCTTATTCCTCACCTTGTAAATATTCAGTCACAAGTGAAAAGATGATGTCCATGGATTTCAAGAGAGCCGAATCTACTGAGACTGCCAAATTAAATGAAGTGATATCCATATCCACTAATCTTTTGACAAACGACATGAAATTTGACATAACTTCAAGTGGAAACTCAAATCGATCATGCAGTCTTAATGGTGACAAGAAAGGCAGGCAACACATGAGAAATCTCTCTAGATCAACCCTTACTCAAGAGCTTATTAGATTAGGCTATGCAGAGAAATTACCTGATTTTCTGCCCAGAGGTTCAAGACGACGAAAATGTGCAGGTGAAATTCATGTCTTGTTTAGCCAGAGCCTGGATAGCAAATTAATCAAGCAGCAGAAAAAG ATTTTAGCAAGATTGGGATTTATCTCCACATCAAATTGTTCTGATGCCACGCACTTTGTTACTGACAGTTTTGTTAGAACAAGGAATATGCTGGAAGCCATTGCATGCGGAACACCAATTGTAACACATTTGTGGCTTGAGAGCTGTGGAAGAGCAAGCTGTTTTGTCGATGAGAAAAATTATATCTTAAGAGATGCCAAAAAGGAAAAGGAACTTGGTTTTAATATGCCGGCTTCACTTGCTCATGCCAGAAAGTATCCCCTTCTAAAC GGTCGAAGTGTCATTATAACTCCAAGCATAAAACCTAATAGAGATACCCTTCTAAGCTTGGTCAAGGCAGTGCAGGGTGAG GTGGTGGACGAATCGAATAATAAAGCCACTTGTGATGATCTATTAATTCTTTCCTGCGAAGAAGATTACAAAGTATGCATTCCATATCTAGAAAAAG GAACTCTTGTTTATAGTTCGGAGCTCTTGCTTAATGGTATTGTTATCCAGAAACTGGAGTACAATAG GCATCAGCTTTTCACAAAGTTTCATGACAAAAACTGCAAATATTGA
- the LOC142179359 gene encoding uncharacterized protein LOC142179359 isoform X2, with amino-acid sequence MIQGCLRRSKKLIQHVDSARSTTDFDNTSQQKQFPEVNGRTSRQVDNIASGTKSRVEEDHYLCPGAEIFKDEIFEGNVETEALTGYALDKERVSSVNQEEGVDGDKEFPIHSCSIGVPKLSNTESQVPDVLSEANALDFVDHYLSVNNEDVLNEVKAGGVNKIISRPIFSHGGPQKLASRMNIQNAVKNSGVFDWPESQKDGTKSSFSRDRKILTYDHKNYRLKNKRVSSVQSSKEPVGSMEDLNKAEPNFLADGEAVNEVKAGGVNKIISSPILSRGGPQKLASRLNIQNAVKNLGVIDWPERQSDSANGSFSRRRKILTFDSNMSGLKKQKVSSVQSRVEPMGSMTGLNKAEPKFLVEGRMNVEDNFLRKSDEQFDVGEFEQQFEGNRSDTLDTYDVGFDTQLAAEAMEILLHAPPLKCDTVCALQIPESSILKEGEYPESAFSREFNIDSYSSEPTECSSVETELLRGKTRDFSSVVRRTRHQVSLNLRTPENQATNPNTESDFPKKRRKPHGLVELNDNLLKVAAVRGKVSKSGTDTSRKATKVSMQKQGETHQSLAAMLSQVKLESWVSKGKRTHKGARRLSNGSSNLYPLQISADEDNDFKYPDLNHKAERRPQLLVFKRRIQSSSEKNHSGLLAIQCTSEPYSSPCKYSVTSEKMMSMDFKRAESTETAKLNEVISISTNLLTNDMKFDITSSGNSNRSCSLNGDKKGRQHMRNLSRSTLTQELIRLGYAEKLPDFLPRGSRRRKCAGEIHVLFSQSLDSKLIKQQKKILARLGFISTSNCSDATHFVTDSFVRTRNMLEAIACGTPIVTHLWLESCGRASCFVDEKNYILRDAKKEKELGFNMPASLAHARKYPLLNGRSVIITPSIKPNRDTLLSLVKAVQGEVVDESNNKATCDDLLILSCEEDYKVCIPYLEKGTLVYSSELLLNGIVIQKLEYNRHQLFTKFHDKNCKY; translated from the exons GATGTCTACGGAGGTCAAAGAAATTAATTCAGCATGTGGATTCAGCCAGAAGCACCACGGATTTTGATAATACTAGTCAACAGAAGCAGTTTCCTGAGGTAAATGGTAGAACATCTAGACAAGTGGATAATATAGCTTCTGGTACAAAATCAAGAGTTGAAGAGGACCATTATTTGTGTCCGGGTGCTGAAATATTCAAGGATGAAATCTTTGAGGGGAATGTGGAAACGGAAGCCTTAACTGGTTACGCTCTAGACAAGGAGAGGGTTTCATCAGTTAATCAAGAGGAGGGTGTGGATGGAGATAAAGAGTTTCCAATTCATTCTTGTAGCATAGGTGTTCCCAAGTTAAGCAACACTGAGTCTCAAGTACCTGATGTGCTATCAGAAGCTAACGCTCTGGACTTCGTGGACCACTACCTATCAGTTAACAATGAAGATGTTCTCAATGAAGTCAAAGCTGGAGGAGTGAATAAGATCATATCACGTCCAATATTCAGCCATGGGGGACCTCAAAAGCTGGCAAGCAGAATGAATATTCAAAATGCAGTCAAAAACTCAGGAGTTTTTGACTGGCCTGAGAGCCAAAAGGATGGCACAAAAAGTTCTTTTTCAAGAGACAGAAAGATATTGACCTATGACCACAAGAACTATAGACTAAAGAACAAAAGAGTATCAAGTGTCCAATCCAGCAAGGAGCCAGTGGGAAGTATGGAAGATTTAAATAAGGCGGAACCGAATTTTCTAGCGGATGGAGAAGCAGTCAATGAAGTCAAAGCTGGAGGAGTGAATAAAATCATATCAAGTCCCATTTTAAGCCGTGGGGGACCTCAAAAGTTGGCAAGCAGATTGAATATTCAAAATGCAGTGAAAAACTTGGGGGTTATTGACTGGCCTGAGAGGCAAAGTGACAGTGCAAACGGCTCTTTTTCAAGACGCAGAAAGATATTGACCTTTGACAGCAATATGTCCGGATTGAAGAAACAAAAGGTATCAAGTGTCCAGTCCAGAGTGGAGCCAATGGGAAGTATGACAGGCCTAAATAAGGCCGAACCGAAGTTTCTAGTGGAAGGCCGTATGAATGTTGAAGATAACTTCCTACGGAAGTCGGATGAGCAGTTTGATGTGGGGGAATTTGAGCAACAATTTGAAGGAAATCGATCAGACACACTTGATACATATGATGTTGGCTTTGACACTCAACTGGCTGCTGAAGCTATGGAAATCctactacatgcccctcctttgAAATGTGACACTGTTTGTGCCCTTCAAATTCCAGAAAGCAGCATACTTAAAGAAGGGGAATATCCTGAGAGTGCTTTCTCAAGAGAGTTTAACATCGATAGCTATTCATCAGAACCTACTGAATGTAGCTCAGTTGAAACAGAGCTGTTAAGAGGCAAAACCAGAGATTTTTCTTCGGTTGTTCGTAGAACTAGGCATCAAGTATCTTTAAATTTAAGGACCCCGGAGAACCAAGCAACCAATCCTAATACAGAGTctgattttccaaagaaaagaaGGAAGCCACATGGCCTAGTAGAGTTAAATGACAATTTGTTGAAAGTGGCTGCTGTGAGAGGAAAAGTCTCCAAATCAGGTACTGACACATCAAGGAAAGCTACAAAAGTTAGCATGCAGAAACAAGGAGAAACCCATCAAAGTTTAGCAGCAATGTTGAGTCAAGTGAAATTGGAAAGCTGGGTCTCTAAAGGGAAAAGGACACATAAAGGTGCACGACGGCTATCAAATGGATCAAGCAATCTCTATCCTCTACAAATCTCTGCTGATGAGGATAATGACTTTAAGTATCCTGATTTGAATCATAAGGCAGAGAGGAGACCACAACTCTTAGTATTTAAAAGACGGATTCAGTCTTCATCTGAAAAGAACCACTCAGGACTCTTGGCAATTCAGTGTACAAGTGAACCTTATTCCTCACCTTGTAAATATTCAGTCACAAGTGAAAAGATGATGTCCATGGATTTCAAGAGAGCCGAATCTACTGAGACTGCCAAATTAAATGAAGTGATATCCATATCCACTAATCTTTTGACAAACGACATGAAATTTGACATAACTTCAAGTGGAAACTCAAATCGATCATGCAGTCTTAATGGTGACAAGAAAGGCAGGCAACACATGAGAAATCTCTCTAGATCAACCCTTACTCAAGAGCTTATTAGATTAGGCTATGCAGAGAAATTACCTGATTTTCTGCCCAGAGGTTCAAGACGACGAAAATGTGCAGGTGAAATTCATGTCTTGTTTAGCCAGAGCCTGGATAGCAAATTAATCAAGCAGCAGAAAAAG ATTTTAGCAAGATTGGGATTTATCTCCACATCAAATTGTTCTGATGCCACGCACTTTGTTACTGACAGTTTTGTTAGAACAAGGAATATGCTGGAAGCCATTGCATGCGGAACACCAATTGTAACACATTTGTGGCTTGAGAGCTGTGGAAGAGCAAGCTGTTTTGTCGATGAGAAAAATTATATCTTAAGAGATGCCAAAAAGGAAAAGGAACTTGGTTTTAATATGCCGGCTTCACTTGCTCATGCCAGAAAGTATCCCCTTCTAAAC GGTCGAAGTGTCATTATAACTCCAAGCATAAAACCTAATAGAGATACCCTTCTAAGCTTGGTCAAGGCAGTGCAGGGTGAG GTGGTGGACGAATCGAATAATAAAGCCACTTGTGATGATCTATTAATTCTTTCCTGCGAAGAAGATTACAAAGTATGCATTCCATATCTAGAAAAAG GAACTCTTGTTTATAGTTCGGAGCTCTTGCTTAATGGTATTGTTATCCAGAAACTGGAGTACAATAG GCATCAGCTTTTCACAAAGTTTCATGACAAAAACTGCAAATATTGA